The sequence below is a genomic window from Sphingomonas crusticola.
CGGAACGGTCGGGCAAGGCGCCGATGTCCTGCGCGGTGATCGAGTCGATCACCTGCTCGGCGTTGCGTTTGCGCGCGGTCGCGCTCTGTACCGAGGCGCGGATGCCGGTGACGACGACCTCGCCTGCGGTGTCCGTGGATAGCGACTTGCCTTCGGTAGGCGCGGTCGCGACCAGCCCTGCTCCCCCGGTGGTTGCGCTGGTGGGTGTGCTGTCGGCCGCGGTTTGCGCTGCGGCCGGTGCCGCCAGCATCATCGCGAGCGTCGCGGTGGACACGCCGAACAGACGCGCCTTGGCTCTCGCGCGCCGACGAGCGCTAATCCAGCAGTCGGTATCACCCATCATTCACCCTCCCGTACGCCGTCTTCCAGACGATCATTCCAGAATGGAGCGTTTAGCACTGATGAAAATGGTATTCAACTGTGCAAACAGCAAGCGTGAAGTAGGGGGGTAGAGCCGCCGGCAAACGACGCTTGTTGATTTCGGATTATCGCGTGGCGGTCGCCGCCCCCGGGTCAGTCGATCGCGCGCTGTAGCGCCGCCTCCACAACCGAAGCCATGCGCGCATAGCCATTGGCCAGCGGGTGCAGCCCATCCCGGGTAAGATCGCGCTGCAACAGCCCATCACGGTCGACCGTGACGCGATAATAATCCGCCAGAACATAACCGCGGCGGCGACAGAAGGCAGAGAGCCAGGCATTGAGTTCGCGGATGCGCTTCGGGTCGCGCTTAGCCAGCATATCGCTGGCGTTACCGCTATAATTATTGACGGGCAGGATCGCCCCGAACACGACCTTGATGCCATGGGCATCGGCCATGTCGGCCATGGCTTCCCAATTGGCTTCGATGCCGGCATCGCTCTCGCGCTGGAGCGCACCGTAAATATCGTTGATTCCCGCAAGGATGACGACAGCATTCGGCTGGAGCGCGATCACGTCCTGGTGAAAGCGCAGTACCAATTGAGCGGTTAC
It includes:
- a CDS encoding GDSL-type esterase/lipase family protein yields the protein MIALLLAAAAVPAYYQSSPERQSFAEDRPTNHWEADYLTKLWSAMHRDFGETYLYAAADRALPPPRMGEKRVVFLGDSITDLWDLSRYFPGKPYINRGIGGQVTAQLVLRFHQDVIALQPNAVVILAGINDIYGALQRESDAGIEANWEAMADMADAHGIKVVFGAILPVNNYSGNASDMLAKRDPKRIRELNAWLSAFCRRRGYVLADYYRVTVDRDGLLQRDLTRDGLHPLANGYARMASVVEAALQRAID